From one Colletotrichum destructivum chromosome 3, complete sequence genomic stretch:
- a CDS encoding Putative NodB domain, glycoside hydrolase/deacetylase, beta/alpha-barrel — protein sequence MLQPSSDDGTMKKIEVGGNRVTLTPNKPDTSYFYSKTACTNAQAKGYGGISFRIKASSGTTFGVQVASATTCGGEDTSFGFQTTRELGWTFDGTEKLYSLPFSKFTTIDLSKVSSILFSTLSGPVQFGPMAFYCGTTPSEYIVKTLPLASTSVSTVAAPRGTAAAKLIDDFSVQNQNSLGQWHGGDNDAAVTWVKGKVTLKAPDADFAYYTQFENTCADMTAYDGSYLHVAYSGSNKFTIAMQQHNSQCNEAIAPFPETWDSLEAARYATGNNIYIPMSHFNIVRSRVVGLAFKGFYTNEAVTLTKIQIVSSVPDNVHIPSKLPSGNLVFACKRPNSIAFAIDDGDPTYAQEVMEVIRSENIKVTFFTVGAPLRDPSTNLSNIYQDMMTQGHQMALHSYTHPKMEGLPNNDAIAWEYKQDIDAVSDMFNGLKTKYFRPPFGNEGARMRQQLVSTTGNSDAYIVNWNIDVEDWLWATSSQPEKQLEAFQRDLEKGGSLVVMHYLYPSTVKYLRQFIQMAKKTNKKLMRVDQCMEDPEAPPL from the coding sequence ATGCTGCAGCCTAGCAGTGACGATGGAACGATGAAAAAGATCGAGGTCGGAGGCAACAGGGTCACCTTGACCCCTAACAAACCGGACACGTCCTACTTCTACAGTAAGACTGCTTGCACAAACGCCCAGGCCAAGGGGTATGGCGGCATCTCCTTCCGCATCAAGGCCAGCAGCGGAACGACGTTTGGAGTTCAGGTGGCATCGGCAACAACTTgtggcggcgaggacacGAGCTTTGGTTTCCAGACCACCCGCGAGCTTGGATGGACGTTCGACGGCACCGAGAAGCTTTACAGTCTGCCTTTCTCCAAATTTACCACGATCGACTTGTCCAAGGTGTCTTCAATCTTGTTCAGTACACTTTCTGGCCCTGTTCAATTCGGCCCGATGGCGTTTTATTGCGGTACCACACCTTCCGAGTACATCGTCAAGACGTTGCCGTTGGCTAGCACCTCAGTATCGACTGTTGCTGCGCCTAGGGGCACAGCCGCAGCCAAACTCATCGACGACTTTTCAGTCCAGAACCAAAATTCCCTCGGACAGTGGCATGGCGGGGATAACGACGCTGCAGTCACATGGGTAAAGGGCAAGGTGACCCTCAAGGCTCCGGATGCTGACTTCGCCTACTACACCCAATTCGAGAACACTTGTGCCGACATGACTGCCTACGATGGTTCCTACCTGCACGTCGCATACTCGGGGAGCAACAAGTTCACGATTGCCATGCAACAACACAACTCACAGTGTAACGAGGCGATTGCACCTTTCCCTGAGACTTGGGACTCACTCGAGGCGGCCCGTTATGCTACCGGTAACAACATATACATCCCCATGTCGCATTTCAACATCGTCCGCTCCCGTGTGGTTGGTTTGGCCTTCAAGGGCTTCTACACAAACGAGGCTGTCACTCTGACCAAGATCCAAATTGTCTCGTCCGTGCCGGACAATGTCCACATCCCAAGCAAGCTGCCGTCCGGcaacctcgtcttcgcctgCAAGCGCCCCAACTCGATTGCGTTTGCcatcgatgacggcgacccAACCTACGCGCAGGAGGTCATGGAGGTCATCCGATCTGAGAATATCAAAGTCACCTTCTTCACCGTCGGCGCGCCCCTGAGAGATCCCTCCACGAATTTGAGCAACATCTACCAGGACATGATGACGCAAGGTCATCAGATGGCTCTGCACAGCTACACTCATCCCAAAATGGAGGGTCTGCCGAATAACGATGCAATTGCCTGGGAGTACAAGCAGGACATTGACGCTGTATCGGACATGTTCAATGGTCTCAAAACCAAGTACTTTCGACCGCCATTTGGAAATGAGGGTGCTCGGATGCGCCAGCAATTGGTTTCGACAACTGGCAACAGCGACGCATACATTGTCAATTGGAATATTGATGTGGAGGATtggctctgggccacctctTCCCAGCCCGAAAAGCAGTTGGAGGCCTTCCAGCGCGATCTGGAAAAGGGGGGCAGCCTGGTTGTCATGCACTACCTGTACCCAAGCACGGTCAAATATCTGAGACAGTTCATCCAGATGGCAAAGAAGACGAACAAGAAACTGATGAGGGTTGACCAGTGTATGGAGGACCCTGAAGCACCCCCGTTGTAA
- a CDS encoding Putative polymerase, nucleotidyl transferase domain, poly(A) polymerase, central has protein sequence MEFPAPSNHDTALCLIPPRDQWPLVDRLRFDNDKAHAKWPPHVNLVYPFVRSTDSNALRLACDAIVKCLTDRGQPATLPIHLDSPGYFQHRNGSTLFLCDRNAENASQLNCLRAAILAAIGQTRLEPYNMHMTVAQCEDTTRSSKVDFLLEKLRRLPPVSWEASQLAVLVRAPSGQMKQWGLINLVSPSLVICGDLFGMEREMGLTVIPQRTWHFSDRLLVWQPVDTVSPEASHSDAGLLENLIVASWNVLAEFHWPPSRTRYPMIVDNLVAGTALADIVVLQEVTDDFLPFLLEDGRIRKQYTYASHGSPDDPVAGPLPNILNNVVLSKHPFSWEYLPFKRQHKGSCVLRFDGLRYSEADGPALPLVLATCHLSQGLTDGAVAAKERELQRILSHLRSDYPANQWVIAGDFNITTSSYTVDNAVKKGAITAQTENVLRNIETTLAEANLLDVWMVSRIEAGVSDNLKGDVGHIFEGEQGATFDPRENPHAAKMVGSGLNNRPQRYDRILVKSGGPFRISRFNMFGFITGKGETREGPLYASDHWGIRCLLHRFDSKNAAATSAQVVHVQPKKAPAGLSDVAVLRRCMENLNIFPTEQDEAVRKEALQLLQHTLLDSDQTTGDQTRGRPAFMLVPVGSYGLGTWSKTSDIDCLCIGSISSRVFFILARQRLRKSGNPGVRLLRKVKAKTGTMLEVEILGVKCDLQYCQAPSVVEQWPDILKRPPSDPAFSLPMQTLLKLKPARDLFYLQRSVPDLAQFRMSFQAIKTWAKARGIYAAKFGYLGGIHLSVMLVKVCKMLLHDGGVVSTADIITTFFDHYSQLDWQRDMVFDPFFHKNLRYHRTPREAMCLLGWHSPTLNTALTASVPTTKIISAELCQATAQLSRDGTSWQSLLSIPDSSHRKNMTPGASNFLGSFRSFINLRVHYWGASLERGSKLVGWLESRCASLLVDVNKRVPELSARIWPARFVDSSSSEAKGTQGDYQGSYLVGLEWMNSDEKPSKDDLEAAHSNLRAVLQQFEKLIMSDEKYFDPNTSWFSATVVKRSELDDLHLDDREWGVHVDGDDDSDTEDEEEDDDVDEEYQGWLADKVAKKGKSAKQRSTTVRKPEGAGKFRAALDVLNRLRWDPNIDSNDFLIGYEDRFLGPQEKALSAWKSEQTHEEFIPQHRILWFKRRSDDVIVWHRSERIDLLFKKTSG, from the exons ATGGAGTTCCCAGCTCCATCGAACCACGACACGGCTCTCTGCCTGATACCCCCTAGAGACCAATGGCCGTTGGTCGACCGCCTTCGTTTCGATAATGACAAGGCCCATGCGAAGTGGCCACCCCATGTCAACCTCGTCTATCCGTTCGTCAGGTCCACGGATTCCAATGCTCTCCGCCTGGCTTGTGATGCCATTGTCAAGTGCCTCACGGACCGGGGGCAGCCCGCCACTCTTCCCATCCACCTGGACTCCCCGGGCTATTTTCAACATAGGAATGGCAGTACACTGTTTCTGTGCGACAGAAACGCCGAGAACGCATCTCAACTCAACTGCTTGAGAGCCGCCATCCTCGCAGCCATCGGTCAGACACGCTTGGAGCCATACAACATGCACATGACGGTGGCCCAGTGCGAAGATACGACTCGCTCGTCCAAAGTTGATTTTCTCCTCGAAAAGCTGCGGCGCCTGCCTCCAGTCAGTTGGGAAGCCAGTCAACTGGCTGTTCTAGTTCGGGCCCCGTCGGGCCAGATGAAACAATGGGGTCTCATTAACCTTGTTTCTCCCTCCCTGGTTATCTGCGGTGATTTGTTTGGCATGGAACGAGAAATGGGCTTGACTGTTATCCCGCAACGCACATGGCATTTCTCGGATCGGCTCTTGGTATGGCAGCCGGTTGACACAGTTTCCCCAGAAGCGTCACATTCGGATGCTGGGCTGCTCGAAAATCTCATTGTTGCCAGTTGGAACGTCCTTGCTGAGTTCCACTGGCCTCCCTCTCGCACCAGATATCCTATGATCGTCGATAACCTCGTCGCAGGAACCGCGTTGGCAGACATCGTAGTGCTCCAGGAGGTAACTGATGACTTTCTGCCCTTCTTgctcgaagacggccgcATTCGAAAGCAGTATACGTATGCCTCACACGGGTCACCCGACGATCCAGTTGCTGGCCCGTTGCCCAATATACTTAACAACGTGGTCCTTAGCAAACACCCCTTCTCCTGGGAATACCTACCCTTCAAGCGTCAACACAAGGGATCATGCGTGCTTAGGTTCGATGGCCTGAGATACAGTGAGGCAGATGGCCCTGCGTTGCCTCTAGTACTGGCAACCTGTCATCTCAGTCAAGGTTTGACagatggcgccgtcgccgctaAAGAAAG AGAACTCCAGCGAATCTTGAGCCACCTCAGGAGCGATTATCCAGCCAACCAATGGGTCATCGCCGGTGACTTCAACATCACCACATCTTCCTACACTGTTGATAACGCTGTAAAGAAGGGAGCAATCACCGCGCAGACGGAAAATGTTCTCCGAAACATTGAGACAACCCTGGCCGAAGCCAACCTCCTTGATGTCTGGATGGTTTCGCGCATCGAGGCCGGTGTCAGTGACAACCTCAAAGGTGACGTCGGTCATATCTTCGAGGGTGAGCAAGGGGCAACCTTCGACCCCAGAGAGAATCCACATGCTGCCAAGATGGTCGGAAGTGGCCTCAACAACCGTCCGCAAAGATACGACCGTATATTGGTCAAGAGTGGAGGCCCGTTCCGGATCTCACGCTTTAACATGTTCGGCTTCATCACTGGCAAAGGCGAGACCAGGGAAGGTCCGTTATACGCAAGTGATCACTGGGGCATTCGATGCCTTCTGCACCGCTTCGACTCGAAAAATGCAGCAGCCACCAGTGCCCAAGTGGTTCATGTCCAGCCCAAAAAGGCCCCGGCTGGCCTTTCCGACGTTGCCGTGCTGAGACGGTGCATGGAAAATCTCAACATCTTCCCGACGGAGCAAGACGAGGCTGTTCGGAAAGAGGCCCTTCAGCTGCTGCAACATACCCTCCTGGACTCGGACCAAACGACCGGAGATCAGACACGAGGCCGTCCGGCTTTTATGTTAGTCCCCGTGGGATCGTACGGTCTCGGCACCTGGTCCAAGACGTCCGACATCGACTGCCTTTGTATCGGTTCTATCAGTTCCCGCGTTTTCTTTATCCTGGCCCGTCAAAGGCTGAGAAAGTCGGGCAACCCGGGTGTGCGGTTATTAAGGAAAgtcaaggccaagactgGCACTATGCTCGAGGTGGAGATTCTGGGCGTAAAGTGCGATCTTCAATACTGCCAGGCACCCAGCGTGGTGGAACAGTGGCCCGACATACTGAAGCGGCCTCCGTCAGATCCAGCTTTCAGCTTGCCCATGCAGACTCTTTTGAAGCTGAAGCCTGCGAGGGATCTGTTCTACCTTCAGCGTTCCGTTCCCGACCTGGCACAGTTCCGCATGAGTTTCCAGGCCATCAAGACGTGGGCGAAGGCGCGCGGGATATACGCAGCCAAGTTTGGGTATCTTGGCGGCATACACCTGTCTGTCATGCTGGTCAAGGTTTGTAAGATGCTCTTAcacgatggcggcgttgtctCCACTGCGGACATAATCACAACCTTTTTTGACCACTACTCGCAACTTGACTGGCAGAGAGATATGGTCTTTGACCCCTTCTTCCACAAGAATCTGAGATATCATCGGACACCGAGGGAGGCCATGTGCCTTCTCGGCTGGCACTCTCCAACGCTCAACACGGCACTCACCGCGTCAGTGCCGACCACGAAGATCATAtcggccgagctctgccAGGCCACTGCTCAACTATCACGAGACGGAACAAGCTGGCAGTCGCTGCTGTCCATCCCCGACTCAAGCCACAGAAAGAACATGACCCCGGGCGCGTCGAACTTCCTTGGCTCGTTCCGTTCATTCATCAACCTACGTGTTCACTACTGGGGAGCATCCCTCGAACGTGGAAGCAAACTCGTCGGCTGGTTGGAGTCTCGTTGTGCCTCGCTTCTGGTTG ACGTAAACAAGAGAGTACCCGAACTCTCAGCAAGAATCTGGCCTGCCAGATTCGTCGACTCATCTAGCTCCGAAGCTAAGGGGACTCAGGGCGACTACCAGGGCTCCTATCTCGTCGGACTGGAGTGGATGAACTCGGACGAGAAGCCATCAAAGGATGACCTGGAGGCGGCACACAGCAACCTGCGCGCCGTCTTGCAGCAATTTGAAAAGCTCATCATGAGCGACGAAAAGTATTTTGATCCAAACACTTCTTGGTTTAGTGCGACAGTCGTCAAGAGAAGCGAGCTAGATGATCTACACTTGGACGATCGTGAATGGGGTGTGCACgttgatggtgacgacgactCCGACAcggaagatgaagaggaggacgatgacgtcGACGAAGAGTACCAGGGGTGGCTGGCGGACAAGGTTGCAAAAAAAGGCAAGTCGGCAAAGCAGCGCTCAACAACAGTCCGGAAACCCGAGGGGGCGGGCAAATTCCGCGCGGCACTTGATGTGCTGAACCGGTTGCGATGGGATCCGAACATTGACAGCAACGACTTCCTCATCGGGTATGAGGACCGGTTCCTGGGACCTCAAGAGAAGGCTCTCTCTGCCTGGAAGAGTGAGCAGACGCATGAAGAATTCATCCCCCAGCACCGCATCCTGTGGTTTAAGCGCCGGAGCGACGATGTCATTGTATGGCATAGGTCCGAACGCATCGACTTGCTCTTCAAGAAGACCTCGGGGTAA